The Rhizobium rhododendri nucleotide sequence CCCAGCTCTCGCAGATAGGTCCAAGTGAAAATGCCGGTGTCGTGAAGGTCGTCGAAGCGGATGCGGACCGCATAATTTCCGGTTGGCGTAATCGTCATGATGCCGACATCGCGCTTGCCGGCAACGGTCACCTTCTGGCCGGGTCCGTGCCCCTGAACCTCGGCAGACGGGGATGTCACCCGCATCAGTTCGGCCGGAATGTCGAAACTGGCGCCATCGTTGAAAGTCACCAGCAATCGTTGCCGATCCTTCGATACCCGCAACTCGGTCGGCCAAATCCCGCTCATACTGCGCCCCACTC carries:
- a CDS encoding gamma-butyrobetaine hydroxylase-like domain-containing protein gives rise to the protein MSGIWPTELRVSKDRQRLLVTFNDGASFDIPAELMRVTSPSAEVQGHGPGQKVTVAGKRDVGIMTITPTGNYAVRIRFDDLHDTGIFTWTYLRELGENGPALMAAYESELAEKGLSRDRVGQR